Proteins found in one Acidobacteriota bacterium genomic segment:
- a CDS encoding DUF1501 domain-containing protein — MSYSRRQFVKGGVTAFTFGFAAPQALCDIAFAQGSAARNLVVVYLSGGNDSLSTVIPYRDPNYTTRRPTIAVPAANVLQIGSDSSRVELGLHPRLTGLKSIFDAGRLAIIQRTGYPNQSRSHFTGFDIWGTASTSNTSGTGWLGRYLDLQPTPVDPLVAWNTQRETPRPLMARLVGVPAITSPASYAFSSPNSGAEAGYERTAQTRISSHIPVNRPHLAFVNSTTQAALSTLDRVATVATYRPANTYPNNGFGQALTAVAGAMNKQIGTKVFWVQTGGFDTHATQGVNQGAYFNLMATLGDGLKAFYDDLSSQGLLGSTLVLVYTEFGRRISENGSSGTDHGAGGNMMVLGGGVRGGIYGTAPNLNLDPANPTLENNAGDVKHETDFRSVYAKILDSWLGANSVTVLGGDYRSGAPNFL; from the coding sequence ATGAGTTATTCACGACGACAATTCGTCAAGGGCGGCGTCACCGCATTCACCTTTGGGTTTGCCGCGCCACAGGCGCTGTGCGACATCGCCTTCGCGCAAGGGTCGGCGGCCCGCAACCTGGTGGTGGTCTACCTGAGCGGCGGCAACGATTCGCTGAGCACGGTGATTCCCTATCGCGACCCGAACTACACGACTCGGCGGCCGACCATTGCGGTCCCCGCCGCGAACGTACTGCAGATCGGCTCCGATTCATCGCGCGTCGAGTTGGGGTTGCACCCGCGGCTGACCGGCCTCAAGTCGATCTTCGACGCGGGCCGGCTCGCGATCATCCAACGCACGGGCTATCCGAACCAGAGCCGCTCGCACTTTACCGGGTTCGATATCTGGGGCACGGCCAGCACCAGCAACACCTCGGGCACCGGGTGGCTGGGACGCTATCTCGATCTGCAGCCGACGCCGGTCGATCCACTGGTCGCCTGGAACACGCAGCGCGAGACGCCGCGGCCCTTGATGGCGCGCCTGGTCGGCGTGCCGGCCATTACCAGCCCGGCGAGCTATGCGTTCTCGAGCCCTAACAGCGGCGCCGAAGCCGGCTACGAACGCACCGCGCAAACCCGCATTTCGTCGCACATCCCGGTTAACCGGCCGCACCTCGCGTTCGTGAACTCAACGACGCAGGCGGCGCTCAGTACGCTCGACCGCGTGGCCACGGTCGCGACCTATCGACCGGCCAACACGTATCCCAACAACGGGTTCGGCCAGGCGCTGACCGCCGTGGCCGGCGCCATGAACAAGCAGATCGGCACCAAGGTGTTCTGGGTGCAAACGGGCGGGTTCGACACGCATGCCACGCAGGGCGTCAACCAGGGTGCGTACTTCAATTTGATGGCCACACTCGGCGACGGCTTGAAGGCGTTTTATGACGACCTGAGCTCGCAGGGTTTGCTCGGCAGCACGCTCGTGCTGGTCTACACGGAGTTCGGCCGGCGCATTTCCGAGAACGGCAGCTCGGGCACCGACCACGGCGCCGGTGGCAACATGATGGTGCTCGGCGGCGGCGTACGTGGCGGTATTTACGGTACCGCGCCGAACCTGAACCTCGACCCCGCCAATCCCACGCTCGAAAACAACGCGGGCGACGTGAAACACGAAACCGACTTCCGATCGGTCTACGCCAAGATTCTCGACAGCTGGCTGGGAGCGAACTCGGTCACCGTGCTCGGCGGGGATTACCGATCAGGGGCGCCGAATTTCTTGTAG